One Mycobacterium paraseoulense genomic window, CCAGAACCTCTTCGGAGGCAAGGTCGGCCATGACATGATCGGCGCCACCGTTGAACAGGGGGCACATCATTACGGCGTCCGGCGCGTAGACCCACTCGTCACCGTAAGTGATCTTCTTCGTCTCCGGGGCCCTAGCGTATGCCTCCCATTTCGAGTGGGCCAGCCTGTGGTGCAGGGCAACTCGATCAGAGGTCATGCTCTTTGGTTCCTGCGCACGGGCACATTGGACCACCCACAAACATTGGCCATCGCCACCCGCCGCAGTCCGCTGCGGTCGACTTCATAGTCAGGGAGGAGATCGAGCAGCGCCTCGAGCGCGATGCGGCTCTCCATCCTCGCCAGCGCTGCCCCCAGGCAACTGTGCACGCCATACCCGAACGCGAGGTTGAAGCCCATCCTGCGCTCCCGGTCGATGTCCAGCCGGTCGGGGTCGGGGAACATCCGTTCGTCGCGGGTCGCCGAGCCCGTGACGAGCAGGACTGCGCTGCCTGCGGGAATGGTGCTGCCGTGCAGAGTCACATCGCGGGTGGCGGTGCGTACCTGGTACTGCGAGGGCGCTTCATAGCGCAACAATTCTTCGATGGCGGCGGGCACCTTCCTGCGGTCCTTCTGCAACTTCTGCCACTGATCCGGAAAGTCGGCGAAGGCGACCATGGCGTTGCCGACGAGTTTCGTCACCGTCTCGGCGCCCGCTCCCCCAAGCATCGTCGCGAATCCCGTGATATCGACATCGGTGAGCTTCTCCACCTGCCCGTCCCGCTCGATCTCGGTCTCGATGAGCCGGCTGATCATGTCGTCACGCGGTTCGGCGCGGCGCTGCTGCACAAGATCGTAATAGTAAAGCCCGGTTTTCATCGAGGCTTCCCGGCCCGCGGCGGTGGTGGCGATCCCACCCGGGCGGCGTTCAAGAAGCAGATCCAGCCAAATGCGGATCTGGTCGCGATCCTGCTTGGGCACCCCGAGCATGGTGGTGATGACCTCATTCGGGAACAAGGCCGAGAAATCGGCCACCACGTCGAACGACGACGGATTGAGCGCGTCGACGCGTTCGTAAACCTTCTCGCGCACCATGTCTTCCAACGCCGCGATCGCGCGCGGCGTGAACACGTTGCTCACCAGCCTGCGCATCTTCTGGTGCTCGGGTGGATCCATCGAGATGATCACTTTGGGCAGTGGTATCGCGTCGTCGTGCGCCTGAACCATATCCAGCGTCGCACCCTTTGCCGACGAATAGGTTTCGTGGTCCTTGGTGGCGGGTGCCACGTCGTCGTAGCGGGTCAGTGCCCAGAAATCCCACTTCGGGTTGTAGTAGACCGGGGCACTGTCGCGCAGGCGCCGGTACGTGTCGTACGCCCCGTTGAAGAAGTCTTCAGAGAAGGGATCGAATTCGACGTGGCCTTCTGAAACCTGTTGTGGCGTAGAAGGAGTCACAGAATCGCTCCGGCCACTTTGTAGGCTTCGATGGTGTCCCAATCCAAACCTGCCTCCATCAACACCTCTTCGGTGTGTTGGCCGTGTTCGGGGGCTCCCGAAGGCACAACTGCTTGTTCGTCGAATTGGACGGGGTTGGTGGGCAATGCGAAGGGCGAACCGCTCATCGTGGTCGTGTTGGCGATATACCCATTGGCGGTCACCGCCGGGTCGTGGCACACCTCGGCCGGCGTCTGCACCACACCCCACGCACCGGAGAGGCCTGCGAGCGCTTCCCGCCAATCGGCCAGTGTGCGTTGGGCAAAGGCGTCGTCCATCAACGAGATGAGCTCCGCACGGTTGGCGAAACGCGTTGCCGCGTCGGCAAAGCGCGCATCGTCGATCAACTCGGGCAGGCCGATGGCACGCATTGCTTCCGCGTAGAACTTGTCCAGTTGCAGCATCATCAGCTGAACGTAGCGATCGTCTTTCGTCCGGTAGGTCCCGACCAGGGGGTTGGGCGCGTCGGCGTGGCGCCAGCTCGGAACCGCACCGCCACCATGAATCTGGCTGACCGCGATGTCGGGACTGATATTCCAGGCCGCAAGCCCGAGGAGGGAGACATCCACCACCGATCCTTGACCGGTGGTGGCCTTTCGGTACAGCGCGGCCGCGATACCGCCGGCGATCGTCATCCCTCCCAACAGGTCGCCGAAGGCGGGTCGTGATCGCACCAATTCCTCAGCGTCCTCGGTCAGCATGGTGGCGATCCCGCCGCGCGCCCAGTACGAGACGCCGTCATAACCGGGCTTGTCGGCGTCGGGCCCCTTCGGGCCATGGCCCGAGCCGCGTACGTAGACGATGTGGGGGTTAGCGGCCCTGATGTCATCGACGTCGATGCCCATCTTTTTGCGGCGGCTTGGTAGGTAGCTGGTGAGGAATACGTCGCAGGTCGCGGCCAGCTTGCGGATGACTTCCTGGCCGCCCGGAGTGCTGAGATCGACACCGATGGACTTCTTGCCCCGATTCGGTATTTCGATCATGTAGTTGACCGCGCCGCCGCCTTCGTCGACGATGCCCATCGTGACGAGGCCGCGTTGCGGATCACCTCCTGTGCGCGGCTCGACCTTGATGACCTCGGCGCCCCACTCCGCCAGCACGGCGCCGGCTGACGGTACGAAGGTCCACGCGGCCACCTCCAACACCCGTACACCGTTGAGTACTTTGTCGACGGAAATGACGGCCTCCATGGGTCGCGGTAGCACGGTGCGAGCGCACCAACAGTACGGCAACGGCGGTAATGCTCGTTTACATCTTCGAGAATGTCAGTTTCAAGAAGAATTGTAAACCGCGGCAGCGCCGGCGCCGCCAGCGCCCAAAACGGTTAAGGACGCGCCGACAGCCGTTCGGGCGCGCCCGGATCTCCTTCGGCCCAAAAAGCCCGCCACGTTGGCATCCGTTGGGGCATGGCCGCAGGCAACCGGACGTCGCTGGGCCAGCGCATGAAATCTGGGCCGGGTCGTTCCGTCACATCGACCGAATACCAGGGATGCTCTCGTCGTTTGACAAAGCACCATTGGCCGTGGCGCCGTTCGTAGACGTCGTCGTAACGCATCGTGATCACATACCAGCCGTCGCCGTCTTCGTGTTCCGCGCGGCAGTAAATCGCTCCCGTCGCGTGATCGGCGTCGACAAAGTCAAACTGGTGACCGCAGATCAGGTGGATGCTTCGGTAGAAACGCCGCAGCACACGGTCGTACCAACGCCTCAACGCATCCCGCCCACACCCCTCGGCTCCGGCGTCGACATCGTCGACGAAAAGCGCCACCAATGCGTCGAGATCGCGGGCATCGAGGGCCATCGCATACTTGCTGGGCAATTGACTGATCGCGAGGCTTGACTCCACTCGGTCCAACCGGTCATCGGCGGTCGAGCTCTTCAATCCCGGGACCATGGCGACATTGTAGGCGTAAGCCGCCGAATGAGAACTGATGTTCTCGTTTATCGGAAAGGCTACTATCCTGCGCTCATGCCCTTTCCGACGATCTTGCCGACGATCCCGGCACTGGTGAGGTTTTGTGCCGCGCGTTTCGGCGACAGGCAGTTCCTCATCGCGGACGGGCGAAGCTTGTCCTACGCCGATCTCGACCGGCGTTCGGCCGCACTGGCCGCGGCCCTGCTGGCGCAGGGCATCGGCAAGGGTGACCATGTCGGAATCCTGATGCCCAACGGCATCGACTGGGCCCTGGCGTGGTTTGCCACCACCCGCATCGGCGCGGTCGCCGTTCCACTCAACACGTTCTACAAGGCCTCCGAACTGGCATGGACCGCCCGACATGCGGACCTGAACGCCATCTTGGCGTGCTCACGGTTTCGCAATCACGACTTTTTGACCCGGCTGGAAGATGCGCTGCCGGGTCTCGCGGGTCAGGACCGGCCGGGCCGCATCATGGTGCGCAAGGCCCCGTTCCTGCGGACCGTTGCCGTGTGGGGACCGTCCGATCGGGCTTGGACAACGCGGATCAACGCCGGCGACGCGCTGCAGGCCGCCGACGCCGACTTCCTCGTCGATGTGGAATCGTGCGTGACTCCGGCCGACGAGGCGGTGATCATTTACACCTCAGGCAGCACCGGTGACCCGAAGGGTCCGGTGCACACCCAGGGAACGATAGTCCGCCACACCTACAACCTCACGTTCATGTACGGCGTCACCCAAGACGACGTGATGTTCACCGCCATGCCCTTCTTCTGGGTGGGAGGACTGATCACCGGATTGCTCGCGGTGATCCACCACGGCGCGACCCTGGTCACCCAGCCGGCGTTCGACGCCGGGGAGGCCTTGGAGCTGATGGAGCGCCACCGCGCGACGATCGCATTGGGTTGGCCCCAGCAAGGGAAAACACTGGCCCAGCATCCCGAATTCGCCTCACACGATCTCAGTTCGGTTAAGCGCACCAGCATGCCCGCCATGGTCTCGCCGCAGCGTCAGCCCAAGGGCTCGAGCGGCCTGGGAATGACAGAGCTGTGCGGCAATCACCTCGGCGTTGACCCGTATTTGCCGCAACCGCCGGATCGGTCCGAAACCGGCGGCCTGCCGATCGAAGGGTTACACCATCTGCTGGTCGACACCGACACGGGACAGCCGGCGCCCAATGGCACGCCCGGCGAAATATGGGTGCGCGGATACTCGTTGATGCAACGCTTGCACAAGTGCGAGCGCGAGGACGTGTTCACGCCCGACGGCTACTACCGAACGGGCGACTGCGGCATCGAGTACGACGACGGCTGGATCCGGTTCACCGGACGGTTGGGCGATCTGATCAAGACCGGTGGTGGCACAAACGTCACCCCCAGCGAAGTTGAATTGGCACTAGCCGACTGCGACGGCGTGCTCGAGGCATACGTGGTCGGCGCCGAGAGCACTGAGCACGGAACGGTGGTCGCAGCGGCGGTGGTGCCCCGCGGTGAATCGGCGCTCGACGCCGAGTCTTTGCGGGCGCAGCTGCGCGATCGGCTGTCGGCGTACAAGGTCCCCAAGCACATCTGGGTCACCGCCAAGCGAGAACTTCCGTTCACCGCGACCGGTAAAGTCAAGAAGTCGGAGCTGGCGCAGCGACTCAGCGAACAGTTGCGCTCGACTACGGGCTGACCGGTTGCCCGTCGGGCATATTCGTGGTCATCAGGGTCAAGGGGATGCCGAATAACGGCTCCAATTTGACTTCGCTGAGTTCGAATCCGTCGCCTTCGTGCCGCTGCCGGAAGTCGGACTTCACGCCGTACCTTGCGGCGATGTCCTCGCCCGCAGCACAATCCGCCGTGCGTACGATGACGGAGAACAGACCGTCGCCGTTGCGCGCGAGGAAGTCCGCCGCGGTACCGGCATCCGTTGGTGCCGTGGCGGTCGGGGCGATGAGCTCGAACCCGCGGTCCCAGTCGAGGCGAACCTGCAGACCAAGGTGCTCTAACTCGAAAGCCTGGAACTGAAAGCCCAAAGCGCTCAGGTAATCGGCAGCGCGGTCGAGGCGCTCAAGGGCGACGGCGAACACAACGTGGTGCAACTGCGGCAGCTGGGGTGACATGCCAAAGACTCTACGAGCGAATAAAGAGAGATTTCAATTTCCGGAAATATCGATTCTCGTTGCGGTAGATTCGCGGCTGCACACCCACACGTCCTGGCGGAGAGGCGCTTTGTGGCACTCGAGCAGTTCAACCTAGAGGGTCAGGTCGCAATTGTCACCGGCGCCGGGCGCGGCGTCGGCGAGGGTATCGCCAAGGTCCTTGCGGAAGCGGGCGCCACGGTGGTCGGTACGGCGCGTACGACGTCCGAGGTGGAGCGGACGATCACGGACATCGAAGAATCGGGCGGCAGAGGACTCGCAATCACCGCCGACGCGCTACAACGCTCCGACAGCGAGCGCGTGGTCCAGACCGCGATCGACAAGTTCGGCCGCATCGACATCCTGGTCAACAACGTCGGTTTCGCAACTTACGGCCCATTTCTGGGCCTGACCGACGACAACCTCCGGCAGACCTTCGATTATTGCGTCACTTCCGCTTTCATCATGAGCCAGTTGGTCGTGCCGCACATGCTGGCGGTGGGCCGGGGCTCGATCGTGAACATCTCGTCAGGAGCGGGCCGATTCGGGATCCGGGGATTACTGCCCTATTCCGTGGCCAAGGGTGGACTCGAAGCCCTGACCCGCGCCATGGCCCAGGAGCTCGCCCCCAAGGTCCGCGTCAATGCGATCGCCCTGGGCGCATTCATGACGACTGGGCTGCAGTCCAGCTTCGACCTGATGCCCGGCTCCGAAGAGAAGCTGAAGGAGCTGACGCCGCTGCATCGTATCGGTGACGTCGCGGACCTCGGCCGGCTGACGTTGTACCTGTGCACCCGCGATTGCTACGCGACGAACTCGACCTTCATTGTCGACGGCGGCCTCCAGGGGCCGAATTCCTCTCTGCCCATCCCCGATCTGTAGCCAGAGGCACCCGACAAAGGAGTAACCAGCATGGCAGAGAAGGTTTTACGCGTCGCCGTAATATCGACGGGCGGGGTCGGAAGCATCGCGTTGCGGGCCATCCACCGACGTGCACACCTCGATCTGGTCGGTGTATGGGTGCACAGCCCCGAAAAGACGGGTCGCGATGCCGGCGACGTTGTCGGGCTGGGCCCTATCGGTGTGACGACCACCGCCGATCTGGACGACATCATCAAGCTCAAGCCCGACTGCGTCGTCTACGCGGCCGCGAGCGAAGAAATGGATGCGGCCGCGGTTCGCGACTATGTCCGATTTCTGAAAGCCGGCATCAATGTGGTCACCACCAACACACCGGGAATGATGTTTCCGGACAGATGGATCCCCGACCTGGCCGACCAGGTGCGTGGTGCGGCGCTGGCCGGTGGAGCCACGATATACACCTCGGGTATCGAACCGGGGTTCGCGGGCGATCAGTTCGCGGTGTTGCTGTCGACCTTATCCAACACCATCCGCACCGTCCGGGCACAAGAGATCTTCGACTACTCGGCCTATCCCAACGAGTACCTGATGTTCGACGCCATGGGCTTCGGCCGCCCGCTCGACTTCACGCCGCTGCTCGAGCTGGAAGGTGCACAACAGTTTGCCTGGGGACCACCGATCGGTCTGGTGGCGCGCGCATTAGGGGTTGAGCTCGACGAGGTCACCGAGAGCTACGAGCGCGTGATCACCCCGCGTGATCTGCACGTGGCATGTGGATTGATCCCGGCAGGCACGTGTGGCGCGGTGCGGGCCGAGACCACTGGAATCGTCAACGGCCAACCTGTGATCACCATCGAACACATCAACCGCATGGCGCCCGATCTGGCACCCGAGTGGGCGTCGGCACCGCACGGCACCTACCGCATCGTCATCGAGGGCGAGCCCCACATCCACTGCGATCTTCGGTTCGGTACCGAACCGACCGCTCAGTCAGCGAACGACGATGCGATGGAGGCGACGGCGATGCGGGTGGTCAACGCCATCCCTTACGTCATCGATGCGGCACCGGGCATCGCGACGTCGTTGGACCTGCCGATCACCGCGCCGCGCAACGCGGTGGATGTGAGCTAAACGGTGAACATCGGGCCGCGGGGAGCGCCCCTTACCTCGTTGCCGCCGTCGATCGCAAAGCTCTGCCCCGTCATCCAACTCGACTCAGGTCCTGCCAGGTAACGGACGCCCGGGGCGATATCGTCAGACACCCCGAGGCGGCCCAACGGGACGCGTTCGAGGAAGCTGCTGGTCAGCTCTTCCAGGTGGATGTAGCCCTGGGTGGTGGCCGCCTCGGTCAGGCCCGGCCGGACGGCGTTGACACGAATTCCCTTGGGTCCCAATTCCGATGCAGCGACCCGGATCATCATCTCGAGTGCGGCCTTGCCCGCCGAGTAGTGCCCCAGACCCTCCATCGGGATCTTCGACGACGTCGAGGAGATGAACACGATCGACCCACCGTTCGTCATCAGCGGTGCCGAGTAGCGCAGCGCCAAAAAGTTCGACCGCAGATTGCCCATCACGAAGTTGGTGAAGGTCTCGAGATCGAGCCCAGTCAGTGGTCCGGTGCCGCCGGTGGCCACAGTGCCCACGATGATGTCCAGCCGGCCTTTGACGTCGTAGGCCGCCTGCGCGGCGCTCGCGACGGTGGCTTCGTCTTCCGGATCGCCCTGCTGTAGCACAATTTCGGCCTGCGGAACGACGGCGAGGATGCCGTCTCGTGTCGCGTCAAGGCGCTTGGTCGATCTGCCGAGGAGATACAGCGCGGCGCCATCCGCGGCTAGGAGTCGGGCACTCGCTTGCGCGATCCCCGCCGATGCACCCAGGATGAACGCGGTCTGACCATCGAGTACTCCCATGCGACCTTTCCCTCTTCGTCCAGCCCGTAGCGCGAGCAGGCGACTAAGGCGCCGACATTACCACCCCAGAACAGTCGTTCTCAGAAAACGATAGATATTGTTCTCAGTGGCCAGGCGTGGTGTAGCGTACCGGTGTGGCCAGCATGACCGGCAAGGTTGTACTTATCACCGGTGCCGCCCGCGGTCAGGGCCGAGCGCACGCCGCGAGGTTGAGCGCCGACGGCGCCGACACCATCCTCGTCGACATCGCCGGCCCGCTGCCGCCAAGCGTCCCCTACGACTCGGCCACTCCCGAGGATCTGGCGCAAACTGCCGACCTTGTGGTGGCAAACGACAGGCGCGCCGTCACGGCGATAGTCGACACCCGTGACCATGACGCCCTCTGCGCCGCCGTCGACAAGGCTGTTGCCGAACTCGGCAGACTCGACGTGATCGTCGCCAATGCCGGCATATGTTGTCCGGCTCCCTGGGACCGGGTCTCCCCCAGCGATTTTCAGGACACCATCAACATCAACCTGGTCGGGACCTGGAACACGGTCATGGCCGGCGCGAAGCACATCATCGCCGGTGGACGTGGCGGATCGATCATTCTGATCGGATCGGTGGCGGGGGTAAAGATGGAGCCCTTCATGGTGGCCTATACGGCGAGCAAACACGGCGTCACAGGGCTCGCCAAATCCTTCGCCGTCGAACTCGGCCGCTACGACATCCGGGTGAACAGCCTCCATCCCGGATCGGTCGCGACACCCATGGGTAGCGGGCGGATGATCGAAGCGATGCAGGAGGCGGCGGAGTCCTATTCGCATCCTCAGTACGGCTTCAGCAAGCAACTCATCCCCAACGCGGTGACGATGCCGGAGGATGTCGCCAACGCCGTTGCGTGGCTGGCCTCAGACGAGTCGAGGTTCGTCACGGCCGCGGCGATTTCCGTCGATGTCGGCGTCGCTCAGGCTTAGCAGGACGGCGCTCAGTTCGGCCGGTCGGGCGAAAAACGGCGAGTGTCCGCCGTCTAACTCAATGACCCGGGCGCCGATGCGGCCGGCCGCATTGCGCCGGGCCCAGGACTCTCCCACCGC contains:
- a CDS encoding cytochrome P450; translation: MTPSTPQQVSEGHVEFDPFSEDFFNGAYDTYRRLRDSAPVYYNPKWDFWALTRYDDVAPATKDHETYSSAKGATLDMVQAHDDAIPLPKVIISMDPPEHQKMRRLVSNVFTPRAIAALEDMVREKVYERVDALNPSSFDVVADFSALFPNEVITTMLGVPKQDRDQIRIWLDLLLERRPGGIATTAAGREASMKTGLYYYDLVQQRRAEPRDDMISRLIETEIERDGQVEKLTDVDITGFATMLGGAGAETVTKLVGNAMVAFADFPDQWQKLQKDRRKVPAAIEELLRYEAPSQYQVRTATRDVTLHGSTIPAGSAVLLVTGSATRDERMFPDPDRLDIDRERRMGFNLAFGYGVHSCLGAALARMESRIALEALLDLLPDYEVDRSGLRRVAMANVCGWSNVPVRRNQRA
- a CDS encoding CaiB/BaiF CoA transferase family protein produces the protein MEAVISVDKVLNGVRVLEVAAWTFVPSAGAVLAEWGAEVIKVEPRTGGDPQRGLVTMGIVDEGGGAVNYMIEIPNRGKKSIGVDLSTPGGQEVIRKLAATCDVFLTSYLPSRRKKMGIDVDDIRAANPHIVYVRGSGHGPKGPDADKPGYDGVSYWARGGIATMLTEDAEELVRSRPAFGDLLGGMTIAGGIAAALYRKATTGQGSVVDVSLLGLAAWNISPDIAVSQIHGGGAVPSWRHADAPNPLVGTYRTKDDRYVQLMMLQLDKFYAEAMRAIGLPELIDDARFADAATRFANRAELISLMDDAFAQRTLADWREALAGLSGAWGVVQTPAEVCHDPAVTANGYIANTTTMSGSPFALPTNPVQFDEQAVVPSGAPEHGQHTEEVLMEAGLDWDTIEAYKVAGAIL
- a CDS encoding nuclear transport factor 2 family protein, with product MDRVESSLAISQLPSKYAMALDARDLDALVALFVDDVDAGAEGCGRDALRRWYDRVLRRFYRSIHLICGHQFDFVDADHATGAIYCRAEHEDGDGWYVITMRYDDVYERRHGQWCFVKRREHPWYSVDVTERPGPDFMRWPSDVRLPAAMPQRMPTWRAFWAEGDPGAPERLSARP
- a CDS encoding class I adenylate-forming enzyme family protein, giving the protein MPFPTILPTIPALVRFCAARFGDRQFLIADGRSLSYADLDRRSAALAAALLAQGIGKGDHVGILMPNGIDWALAWFATTRIGAVAVPLNTFYKASELAWTARHADLNAILACSRFRNHDFLTRLEDALPGLAGQDRPGRIMVRKAPFLRTVAVWGPSDRAWTTRINAGDALQAADADFLVDVESCVTPADEAVIIYTSGSTGDPKGPVHTQGTIVRHTYNLTFMYGVTQDDVMFTAMPFFWVGGLITGLLAVIHHGATLVTQPAFDAGEALELMERHRATIALGWPQQGKTLAQHPEFASHDLSSVKRTSMPAMVSPQRQPKGSSGLGMTELCGNHLGVDPYLPQPPDRSETGGLPIEGLHHLLVDTDTGQPAPNGTPGEIWVRGYSLMQRLHKCEREDVFTPDGYYRTGDCGIEYDDGWIRFTGRLGDLIKTGGGTNVTPSEVELALADCDGVLEAYVVGAESTEHGTVVAAAVVPRGESALDAESLRAQLRDRLSAYKVPKHIWVTAKRELPFTATGKVKKSELAQRLSEQLRSTTG
- a CDS encoding VOC family protein, which codes for MSPQLPQLHHVVFAVALERLDRAADYLSALGFQFQAFELEHLGLQVRLDWDRGFELIAPTATAPTDAGTAADFLARNGDGLFSVIVRTADCAAGEDIAARYGVKSDFRQRHEGDGFELSEVKLEPLFGIPLTLMTTNMPDGQPVSP
- a CDS encoding SDR family NAD(P)-dependent oxidoreductase gives rise to the protein MALEQFNLEGQVAIVTGAGRGVGEGIAKVLAEAGATVVGTARTTSEVERTITDIEESGGRGLAITADALQRSDSERVVQTAIDKFGRIDILVNNVGFATYGPFLGLTDDNLRQTFDYCVTSAFIMSQLVVPHMLAVGRGSIVNISSGAGRFGIRGLLPYSVAKGGLEALTRAMAQELAPKVRVNAIALGAFMTTGLQSSFDLMPGSEEKLKELTPLHRIGDVADLGRLTLYLCTRDCYATNSTFIVDGGLQGPNSSLPIPDL
- a CDS encoding NAD(P)H-dependent amine dehydrogenase family protein, whose product is MAEKVLRVAVISTGGVGSIALRAIHRRAHLDLVGVWVHSPEKTGRDAGDVVGLGPIGVTTTADLDDIIKLKPDCVVYAAASEEMDAAAVRDYVRFLKAGINVVTTNTPGMMFPDRWIPDLADQVRGAALAGGATIYTSGIEPGFAGDQFAVLLSTLSNTIRTVRAQEIFDYSAYPNEYLMFDAMGFGRPLDFTPLLELEGAQQFAWGPPIGLVARALGVELDEVTESYERVITPRDLHVACGLIPAGTCGAVRAETTGIVNGQPVITIEHINRMAPDLAPEWASAPHGTYRIVIEGEPHIHCDLRFGTEPTAQSANDDAMEATAMRVVNAIPYVIDAAPGIATSLDLPITAPRNAVDVS
- a CDS encoding SDR family NAD(P)-dependent oxidoreductase, with the translated sequence MGVLDGQTAFILGASAGIAQASARLLAADGAALYLLGRSTKRLDATRDGILAVVPQAEIVLQQGDPEDEATVASAAQAAYDVKGRLDIIVGTVATGGTGPLTGLDLETFTNFVMGNLRSNFLALRYSAPLMTNGGSIVFISSTSSKIPMEGLGHYSAGKAALEMMIRVAASELGPKGIRVNAVRPGLTEAATTQGYIHLEELTSSFLERVPLGRLGVSDDIAPGVRYLAGPESSWMTGQSFAIDGGNEVRGAPRGPMFTV
- a CDS encoding mycofactocin-coupled SDR family oxidoreductase is translated as MTGKVVLITGAARGQGRAHAARLSADGADTILVDIAGPLPPSVPYDSATPEDLAQTADLVVANDRRAVTAIVDTRDHDALCAAVDKAVAELGRLDVIVANAGICCPAPWDRVSPSDFQDTININLVGTWNTVMAGAKHIIAGGRGGSIILIGSVAGVKMEPFMVAYTASKHGVTGLAKSFAVELGRYDIRVNSLHPGSVATPMGSGRMIEAMQEAAESYSHPQYGFSKQLIPNAVTMPEDVANAVAWLASDESRFVTAAAISVDVGVAQA